One stretch of Desulfosoma sp. DNA includes these proteins:
- a CDS encoding 50S ribosomal protein L25/general stress protein Ctc, whose amino-acid sequence MAMLELSAKVRTQTGKGPARRLRQREWVPAVCYGPKTPPLPLSVPLNQLLKCLQDMGEETRLIPLVVDEGGKQTTKKVIIREVQRHPYKRRVIHVDFHEVALDMPITADVPLEIVGTPVGVTEGGMLNQIRYSLSVRCLPTEIPEKITLDVSHLGKGESLHVSDLRGKYPFEILDEDSYTVLTVAAPESEEAPEELESSTEGGEEVTKA is encoded by the coding sequence ATGGCGATGTTGGAGTTGTCGGCGAAGGTTCGAACACAAACAGGAAAAGGTCCTGCCAGGCGGCTGCGTCAAAGAGAATGGGTTCCGGCCGTGTGCTACGGACCGAAAACCCCTCCCCTTCCCCTATCTGTTCCCTTGAACCAGTTGCTCAAGTGCTTGCAGGATATGGGTGAAGAAACCCGGTTGATCCCTTTGGTGGTGGATGAGGGGGGTAAGCAGACCACCAAAAAGGTCATTATTCGCGAAGTTCAGAGGCATCCGTACAAGCGGCGGGTGATTCATGTGGACTTTCATGAAGTGGCGCTCGATATGCCCATAACCGCCGATGTGCCTTTGGAAATCGTGGGCACCCCTGTAGGTGTCACGGAAGGGGGTATGCTCAACCAGATTCGCTACAGCCTTTCGGTACGTTGCCTTCCTACGGAAATTCCAGAGAAAATCACGCTGGATGTGAGCCATCTTGGCAAAGGGGAATCGTTGCATGTTTCGGATCTTCGGGGAAAGTATCCCTTTGAGATCTTGGACGAGGACAGTTATACTGTGCTGACCGTGGCAGCTCCAGAATCGGAAGAAGCGCCTGAAGAACTGGAATCATCAACAGAAGGGGGAGAGGAGGTGACAAAGGCGTAG
- the pth gene encoding aminoacyl-tRNA hydrolase — translation MAQIRVVVGLGNPGRRYEGTRHNAGFAVVDALASGYGVSLQERKFSAQWAEGLVAGQRVLFIKPTTYMNRSGEAVETMLQYFKIPHSQMLVVHDDLDLPLGRLKIVRQGGAGGHRGVASIMEWVGGGDFPRLKLGIGRPRYGETVEDFVLSSPYEDERDRFDRMVAYGAEAARAVLEEGVDAAMNLYNQRKAADMTLTRAETQQ, via the coding sequence GTGGCACAGATTCGCGTCGTGGTCGGGCTGGGCAATCCCGGCCGTCGCTACGAGGGCACGCGGCACAATGCGGGGTTCGCCGTGGTGGACGCTTTGGCTTCAGGCTACGGCGTTAGTCTTCAGGAGCGGAAGTTTTCGGCGCAGTGGGCGGAAGGCTTGGTGGCGGGACAGAGGGTCCTTTTCATCAAGCCGACAACGTACATGAATCGAAGCGGAGAAGCCGTCGAGACCATGCTTCAGTATTTTAAGATTCCGCATTCTCAGATGCTTGTGGTTCACGACGATCTGGACCTGCCCTTGGGGCGTCTGAAGATCGTGCGCCAGGGGGGTGCGGGAGGTCATCGAGGGGTGGCGTCCATTATGGAATGGGTGGGCGGCGGCGATTTTCCTCGTCTCAAATTGGGCATCGGGCGTCCTCGATACGGAGAAACGGTCGAGGATTTTGTTTTAAGCTCCCCATATGAAGATGAGCGGGACCGATTCGATCGCATGGTGGCCTACGGCGCCGAGGCGGCTCGAGCCGTCTTGGAAGAGGGCGTGGATGCGGCCATGAACCTCTACAATCAGAGGAAGGCAGCGGATATGACGCTCACGCGGGCGGAAACGCAGCAGTAA